A single Arcobacter sp. FWKO B DNA region contains:
- a CDS encoding DNA translocase FtsK yields the protein MYANFALEYFGYIAYILLLVLLIPLYKLNTKKFDVINIVLNTVAGLFALIATLISQALIINDGLKGEIGNNIITYLHPYIGQAGLWMFVLIGYIVASTILFEEYLEDLIEKFLFYVKKSKDNKVKTKYIQKVQVPSPKVKEKVVVKEEKGKATITLSPDDNNEVVKPFLDNTIEPMELNVVDESSSEEEIKTDDKICHPLLVEELEENKKLLDEIELGVSEKPKDFMLPPVEIFQSSPKEDGKNNKVNEAAIDRNIENLLDKLAMFKIEGDVVRTYTGPVVTTFEFKPAPNVKVSKILNLQDDLAMALKAQTIRIQAPIPGKDVVGIEVPNESLQTIYLREILESEIFQNSTSPLTMILGKDIVGKPFITDLKKLPHLLIAGTTGSGKSVGINSMILSLLYKNSPDNLKLIMIDPKMLEFSIYNDIPHLLTPVITKPAQAINALANMVAEMERRYTLMSKTKTKNIESYNEKAKKEGFDPIPYIVVIIDELADLMMTSGKEVELSIARLAQMARASGIHLIVATQRPSVDVVTGLIKANLPSRISYKVGQRVDSKIILDAMGAESLLGRGDMLFTPPGSSNIVRIHAPWSTEDEIDQVVQFLKNQREVVYDIEFLKDKNTSLSGGSNGSNGDLLELDELYEDAKDVVYTDRKTSISHIQRRLRIGYNRAANIVEQLEAKGVLSAPNTKGDREIIL from the coding sequence ATGTATGCAAATTTTGCTTTAGAATACTTTGGTTATATTGCATACATTTTACTTCTTGTATTATTAATTCCACTTTATAAACTTAACACTAAAAAATTTGATGTTATTAATATAGTACTTAATACAGTTGCTGGTTTATTTGCTCTTATTGCTACCTTGATTTCTCAAGCTTTAATAATAAATGATGGGTTAAAAGGTGAAATTGGAAACAATATCATAACTTATCTACATCCATATATTGGTCAAGCTGGGCTTTGGATGTTTGTTTTGATAGGCTATATTGTTGCTTCTACAATATTATTTGAAGAGTATTTAGAAGATTTGATTGAAAAGTTCTTATTTTATGTCAAAAAGTCAAAAGACAATAAAGTAAAGACGAAATATATTCAAAAAGTTCAAGTGCCTTCTCCAAAAGTAAAAGAAAAAGTGGTTGTAAAAGAAGAAAAAGGTAAAGCTACTATTACACTAAGTCCTGATGATAATAATGAAGTTGTAAAACCATTTTTAGATAATACAATTGAACCTATGGAGTTAAATGTTGTTGATGAGAGTTCTTCAGAAGAAGAGATTAAGACTGATGATAAAATTTGTCATCCTTTATTAGTAGAAGAACTTGAAGAAAATAAAAAACTACTTGATGAAATAGAACTTGGTGTTAGTGAAAAACCAAAAGATTTTATGTTACCTCCTGTTGAGATATTTCAAAGTTCACCAAAAGAAGATGGTAAAAATAATAAGGTAAATGAAGCAGCAATTGATAGGAATATAGAAAATTTACTTGATAAACTAGCAATGTTTAAAATAGAAGGGGATGTTGTAAGAACTTATACGGGACCAGTTGTAACCACCTTTGAGTTTAAACCAGCACCAAATGTAAAAGTATCTAAAATACTTAATTTACAAGATGATTTGGCAATGGCATTAAAAGCCCAAACTATAAGGATACAAGCTCCAATACCTGGGAAAGATGTTGTAGGTATTGAAGTACCAAATGAAAGCTTACAGACTATATATCTAAGAGAAATATTAGAAAGTGAAATATTTCAAAACTCAACCTCTCCGCTTACAATGATACTAGGTAAAGATATAGTTGGGAAACCTTTTATTACTGACCTTAAAAAACTTCCACATTTACTTATTGCAGGAACAACTGGTAGTGGTAAAAGTGTTGGTATTAATTCTATGATTTTATCTTTATTATATAAAAATTCACCAGATAACCTAAAACTTATCATGATAGACCCAAAAATGCTTGAGTTTTCAATATACAATGATATACCACACCTTTTAACTCCTGTTATTACAAAACCAGCACAAGCTATAAATGCTTTAGCTAATATGGTTGCTGAAATGGAAAGACGATATACTCTAATGAGTAAAACTAAAACCAAAAATATAGAAAGCTATAATGAAAAAGCAAAAAAAGAGGGGTTTGATCCTATTCCTTATATTGTGGTAATTATAGATGAGTTAGCTGATCTTATGATGACTAGTGGTAAAGAAGTAGAACTTTCTATTGCTAGACTTGCTCAGATGGCTAGAGCTAGTGGTATTCACCTAATTGTAGCTACACAAAGACCGAGTGTTGATGTTGTAACAGGATTAATAAAAGCAAATCTTCCAAGTAGAATAAGCTACAAAGTAGGGCAAAGGGTTGATAGTAAGATTATTCTTGATGCAATGGGTGCTGAGTCACTTTTAGGGCGTGGTGATATGCTATTTACTCCTCCTGGAAGCTCAAATATTGTTCGTATTCATGCTCCTTGGAGTACGGAAGATGAAATAGATCAAGTTGTTCAATTTCTTAAAAACCAAAGAGAAGTTGTATATGATATAGAATTTTTAAAAGATAAAAACACATCACTTTCTGGTGGTTCAAACGGTTCTAATGGAGACTTACTTGAGCTTGATGAACTTTATGAAGATGCTAAAGATGTAGTGTATACAGATAGAAAGACATCTATTAGCCATATTCAAAGAAGACTTAGAATAGGGTATAATAGAGCTGCTAATATAGTAGAACAACTTGAAGCAAAAGGAGTTTTATCTGCTCCAAATACAAAAGGTGATAGAGAGATTATTTTATAA
- the lpxD gene encoding UDP-3-O-(3-hydroxymyristoyl)glucosamine N-acyltransferase — protein sequence MVTLKEILEYIKLDSSDVPDCNISGINTLKDASENELSFFDNPKYINDLKSTKAKAVLLKNEFIDSVPNGTIAITSQEPYLLLAYATKLFAPKLVETDGNNPKIGQDCTIMDNVYLGKNTIIGDNCVIMSGAFIGDNVSIGNDCVIYPNVTVYRDCKIGLGCIVHANSVIGSDGFGFAHTKDGKHIKIYQNGNVVIGNDVEIGSNTSIDRAVFGTTKICDGVKIDNLVQIGHNCIIGEYSIIVSHVGISGSTILGRNVVMGGQSATSGHLEIAPFTTIAARGGVTKSIKDGGKIWAGFPLMEHKTWLKLQAKISNLLK from the coding sequence ATAGTTACATTAAAAGAAATACTAGAATATATCAAACTTGATAGTAGTGATGTCCCTGATTGTAATATCAGTGGCATCAATACACTCAAAGATGCTTCAGAAAACGAACTTTCCTTTTTTGACAATCCAAAGTATATAAATGATTTAAAAAGTACAAAAGCAAAAGCAGTATTATTAAAAAACGAATTTATAGATAGTGTACCAAATGGGACAATAGCTATTACATCTCAAGAACCTTACTTATTACTTGCTTATGCAACAAAACTTTTTGCTCCTAAATTAGTGGAAACTGATGGAAATAATCCAAAAATTGGACAAGATTGTACAATAATGGATAATGTATATTTGGGGAAAAATACAATCATAGGTGATAATTGCGTAATTATGAGTGGAGCATTTATTGGTGATAATGTATCTATAGGTAATGATTGTGTAATTTATCCAAATGTTACAGTTTACAGAGATTGTAAAATCGGTTTAGGTTGTATTGTACACGCAAACAGTGTAATTGGAAGTGATGGTTTTGGATTTGCACACACAAAAGATGGTAAACATATTAAGATTTATCAAAATGGAAATGTTGTAATTGGTAATGATGTAGAAATTGGAAGCAACACATCAATAGACAGAGCTGTTTTTGGAACTACAAAAATTTGTGATGGTGTAAAAATAGATAATCTTGTGCAAATTGGTCATAACTGTATAATTGGAGAGTATAGCATTATTGTATCACATGTTGGTATATCAGGTTCTACAATTTTAGGAAGAAATGTGGTTATGGGTGGACAAAGTGCAACCTCTGGACATCTTGAAATAGCTCCATTTACTACAATTGCTGCTCGTGGTGGAGTAACAAAAAGCATAAAAGATGGTGGAAAAATATGGGCTGGATTTCCTTTAATGGAGCATAAAACTTGGCTTAAATTGCAAGCAAAAATTTCTAACTTACTAAAATAA
- the ilvN gene encoding acetolactate synthase small subunit: MNNFNHYYDSIETRRVISVIVINEDSVLSRIVGLFSARGYNIDSLTVAPIPDSEYSRITIVTVGSKRVIDQIVKQLNKLIPVLKVNEHSNVIEKDTVLIKIPIDQNLSDVAALAAAYRGSIQNVTEDAIVVSATDEPSRIMNFIKVIQKRFHPLEIVRSGVVAMER; encoded by the coding sequence ATGAATAATTTTAACCATTACTATGATTCTATAGAAACAAGAAGAGTAATATCTGTTATTGTAATAAATGAAGATAGTGTATTATCAAGAATTGTTGGACTTTTTTCTGCTCGTGGATATAATATAGATAGTTTAACAGTAGCTCCTATTCCTGATAGCGAGTATTCAAGAATTACTATTGTTACTGTCGGAAGCAAAAGAGTGATTGATCAAATTGTAAAACAGTTAAATAAACTGATTCCTGTTTTAAAAGTTAATGAGCACTCAAATGTGATTGAAAAAGATACAGTTTTAATAAAAATTCCAATAGATCAAAACTTAAGTGATGTTGCAGCCCTTGCAGCAGCTTATAGAGGTTCTATCCAAAATGTTACTGAAGATGCTATTGTTGTTTCAGCTACTGATGAGCCAAGTAGAATAATGAATTTTATTAAAGTTATCCAAAAAAGATTTCACCCACTTGAAATTGTAAGAAGTGGTGTTGTTGCAATGGAGAGATAA
- a CDS encoding acetolactate synthase large subunit — protein sequence MKINGARMVIEAIRHEGVDVVFGYPGGAIMNVYDEIYKQNHFQHILTRHEQAAIHAADGYSRATGKVGVAIVTSGPGFTNAVTGLATAYMDSIPMVVISGQVPTSIIGTDGFQEIDAVGISRPCTKHNYLVQNIEELPRILKEAFYVARSGRPGPVHVDIPKDVTATMGDFDYEKEINMPTYKPTTKGNKRQIKKALEAIAQAKKPLIYVGGGAVLSNAFVDIREFAKKTNIPVVETLMARGVMGADNPLLMGMLGMHGEYSANMAMYETDLIISLGARFDDRVTGRLDQFAKSATIVHVDVDPASIGKIVVPHYPIVGDLKLVMEDLNEMVHDFEFNDYASWVSRLKEYQKEQPLRFVDSDEVIKPQWVVKRTGELLGYKAIVTTDVGQHQMWTAQFYPFDFARQFVTSGGLGTMGFGLPAAMGVARGKEDKVSINFTGDGSILMNIQELMTCVEYKLPVINIILNNNYLGMVRQWQTMFYDDRLAETDLSTQPDFVKLIEAFGGVGYRVSTKEQFDEALHKAVEAKKVAFIEVIVDRRENVLPMVPNGHALNEMHLLKD from the coding sequence GTGAAAATAAATGGCGCAAGAATGGTAATAGAAGCCATAAGACATGAAGGGGTTGATGTAGTATTTGGATACCCAGGCGGCGCTATTATGAATGTCTATGACGAAATTTACAAGCAAAATCATTTTCAGCATATATTAACAAGACATGAACAAGCTGCAATCCATGCTGCTGATGGATATTCAAGAGCTACAGGAAAAGTTGGTGTTGCTATAGTAACAAGTGGTCCAGGATTTACAAATGCTGTAACAGGACTTGCAACTGCATATATGGATTCAATTCCAATGGTTGTAATAAGTGGACAAGTTCCAACATCAATAATAGGAACAGATGGTTTCCAAGAAATAGATGCAGTTGGCATTAGTAGACCTTGTACAAAACATAATTATTTAGTTCAAAATATTGAAGAGCTACCAAGAATATTGAAAGAAGCTTTTTATGTGGCAAGAAGTGGTAGGCCAGGTCCTGTTCATGTTGATATACCAAAAGATGTGACGGCTACAATGGGTGATTTTGATTATGAAAAAGAGATCAATATGCCTACTTATAAACCTACAACAAAAGGGAATAAAAGACAAATTAAAAAAGCTTTAGAAGCAATTGCACAAGCAAAAAAACCTCTTATTTATGTAGGTGGTGGAGCAGTATTAAGTAATGCATTTGTTGATATCAGAGAATTTGCAAAAAAAACAAATATTCCTGTTGTTGAGACATTAATGGCAAGAGGTGTAATGGGTGCGGACAATCCATTATTAATGGGTATGTTAGGTATGCATGGTGAATACTCTGCAAATATGGCAATGTATGAAACTGATTTGATAATTTCTTTAGGCGCAAGATTTGACGATAGAGTTACTGGAAGATTAGACCAGTTTGCAAAAAGTGCAACTATCGTTCATGTTGATGTAGATCCAGCAAGTATAGGTAAAATTGTTGTTCCACATTATCCAATAGTTGGTGATTTGAAGTTAGTAATGGAAGACTTGAATGAGATGGTTCATGATTTTGAGTTTAATGACTATGCATCTTGGGTTTCAAGATTAAAAGAGTACCAAAAAGAACAACCTTTAAGATTTGTAGATAGTGATGAAGTAATAAAACCTCAATGGGTTGTAAAAAGAACTGGTGAGCTTTTAGGTTATAAAGCTATAGTTACAACAGATGTTGGGCAACATCAAATGTGGACTGCACAGTTTTATCCGTTTGATTTTGCAAGACAATTTGTAACTAGTGGTGGACTTGGAACGATGGGATTTGGTTTACCAGCTGCTATGGGTGTTGCAAGAGGCAAAGAGGATAAAGTTAGTATCAACTTTACTGGTGATGGTTCTATTTTAATGAATATTCAAGAGCTTATGACATGTGTAGAATATAAATTGCCAGTTATCAATATAATTTTAAATAACAATTATCTTGGTATGGTTAGACAATGGCAAACTATGTTTTATGATGATAGACTAGCTGAAACAGATCTTTCTACACAACCAGATTTTGTTAAGCTTATTGAAGCTTTTGGTGGAGTAGGGTATAGAGTAAGTACAAAAGAACAATTTGATGAAGCTTTACATAAAGCAGTTGAAGCTAAAAAGGTTGCATTTATTGAAGTTATTGTTGATAGAAGAGAAAATGTTCTTCCTATGGTTCCAAATGGACATGCACTAAATGAAATGCATTTATTAAAGGATTAA
- a CDS encoding tyrosine-type recombinase/integrase yields the protein MKNLNKEYRYYRKAIPEQYREQLGLTEYKVSLKDINKNHRIHVKSTFELIFEKLFNNVDEFISVNGDLKEYLNIEFMHMQFKLYGINYPILDKYIEVKEKESKLITLKQCRELYEKYKNKPLSANYKSYYKKLIEHFGEDFNIQDLSEDNLYTFKNEALGNLNSGTYNQHITLYSNIIEELINKKKLIDNPFTILNRADYNPIIEGFTNEEVEKLIANASGDIKTAIITQAFTGARIGEVLNIKIGDIDTEKHSININIENTTTKNHKRDIPIHLELQKYLYPLIKNLNKGDYLLKPKNRREHTINTYIKNTLNGKKTSHSFKHAFVQKLQTKQKRDENGIYIKVLAAHSINDITYKTYGKGSINWDILVSIIARLDYKVA from the coding sequence ATGAAAAATTTGAACAAAGAATATAGATATTACAGAAAAGCAATTCCAGAACAATATAGGGAACAATTAGGTCTAACAGAATATAAGGTTTCACTAAAAGATATTAATAAAAATCATAGGATACATGTAAAATCTACTTTTGAATTGATATTTGAAAAATTGTTTAATAATGTTGATGAATTCATTTCAGTAAATGGAGATTTAAAAGAATATCTAAATATAGAATTTATGCACATGCAATTTAAATTATATGGGATTAATTATCCCATATTGGATAAATATATTGAAGTAAAAGAAAAAGAGTCTAAACTAATTACTTTAAAACAATGTAGGGAATTATACGAAAAATATAAAAATAAACCACTATCGGCTAATTACAAGAGTTACTACAAGAAGCTAATTGAACATTTTGGGGAAGATTTCAATATACAAGACTTATCAGAGGATAATCTTTATACTTTCAAAAATGAAGCACTTGGAAATCTTAATAGTGGAACATACAACCAACACATAACGCTTTATAGTAATATTATTGAAGAACTTATTAATAAGAAAAAACTGATCGATAATCCTTTTACAATATTAAATAGAGCAGATTATAATCCAATAATTGAAGGCTTTACTAATGAAGAGGTAGAAAAGTTAATTGCTAACGCAAGCGGAGACATTAAAACCGCTATTATAACTCAAGCCTTTACTGGTGCAAGAATTGGGGAAGTTTTAAATATTAAAATCGGTGATATAGATACAGAAAAGCATTCAATCAATATTAACATAGAAAACACTACTACAAAAAACCATAAAAGAGATATACCGATACATTTGGAATTACAGAAATATCTATACCCATTAATAAAAAATTTAAATAAAGGCGATTATCTACTCAAACCAAAGAACAGAAGAGAGCATACTATTAATACTTATATCAAAAATACTCTCAATGGTAAAAAAACAAGTCACAGCTTTAAGCATGCATTTGTGCAAAAACTACAAACGAAACAGAAACGCGATGAAAATGGAATTTATATTAAAGTTTTAGCAGCTCATAGTATTAACGATATAACTTATAAAACATATGGTAAAGGGTCAATAAACTGGGATATATTAGTATCTATAATAGCAAGACTTGACTATAAGGTGGCGTAA
- a CDS encoding coiled-coil domain-containing protein: MKNYISVNAKYYTSERISRIARHNYRLSNIDYLLEKGEELGKNIDIIYSRSSTQIDLNLNPLDKATIFKKEFEQQEADKRAMQIKKGYHPPKGAKNKDNSIVEMVVALSEEQAKEYINSGVDISVGFDKFAQNIKAVYGFEPLSVSLHLDEGYKDTNGDIKYNIHAHITLHNFDFKTGNTILRKLKKSAFSDMQDLAEKSFQEVGLNFSRGQSKEVTNKKHLERNAYISQQQTLHIQELANAIDIKQDRLKDTNGNMFILEKSIKQLQVQKDTLMSEYEELTAKLLNAKDKVQKIDIEVENTTKWKEELKKDIKKYLSKNTYKTDDNKYQIKNINTMYSDLIGLAEDFSNVELKIQQIDELNQENINLKSKINIYQNDIDTLKKENALIESKLQIELNKKYKLEDTNYAFNSFINDENLSDKFKSYIDSTITHNVEDIGK, from the coding sequence ATGAAAAACTACATCAGCGTAAACGCCAAATATTACACAAGCGAGCGAATCAGTCGAATCGCTCGCCATAATTATAGATTATCAAATATTGATTATTTACTGGAAAAAGGTGAAGAATTAGGCAAGAATATAGATATTATATATTCAAGAAGCTCCACACAAATCGATCTAAATCTCAACCCTTTAGATAAAGCCACCATATTCAAAAAAGAATTTGAGCAACAAGAAGCAGACAAGAGAGCAATGCAAATTAAAAAAGGGTATCACCCACCTAAAGGTGCTAAAAATAAAGATAACTCTATCGTTGAAATGGTAGTGGCTCTATCAGAAGAACAAGCAAAGGAATATATAAATTCAGGGGTAGATATATCTGTAGGATTTGATAAGTTTGCTCAAAATATTAAAGCAGTTTATGGATTTGAACCTTTAAGCGTTAGCCTTCACCTTGATGAGGGTTACAAAGATACAAATGGAGACATTAAATATAATATACATGCCCATATAACCTTGCATAATTTTGATTTTAAAACAGGTAACACAATATTAAGAAAGCTCAAAAAATCAGCATTTTCTGATATGCAAGACTTGGCAGAAAAGAGTTTTCAAGAAGTGGGATTAAATTTTTCAAGGGGTCAGAGTAAAGAAGTTACCAATAAAAAACACCTTGAACGCAATGCCTATATATCACAACAGCAAACCTTACACATTCAAGAATTAGCTAACGCTATAGATATAAAGCAAGATAGGCTTAAAGACACTAACGGCAATATGTTTATTTTAGAAAAATCTATAAAACAGCTTCAAGTGCAAAAAGACACTTTAATGTCAGAATATGAAGAATTAACCGCAAAGCTACTTAACGCAAAGGATAAAGTTCAAAAAATAGATATTGAAGTAGAAAATACGACCAAATGGAAAGAAGAATTAAAAAAAGATATAAAAAAATATCTATCAAAAAATACTTATAAGACAGATGATAATAAATATCAAATAAAAAATATTAATACTATGTATAGTGACCTTATAGGATTGGCAGAAGATTTTAGTAATGTTGAATTGAAAATTCAACAAATAGATGAATTAAATCAAGAAAATATAAATCTGAAATCTAAAATAAATATATATCAGAATGATATAGATACATTAAAAAAAGAAAATGCACTTATTGAGTCAAAGCTACAAATTGAACTCAATAAAAAATATAAATTGGAAGATACCAATTACGCTTTTAATAGTTTTATCAATGATGAGAATTTATCAGATAAATTCAAAAGCTACATTGACAGCACTATTACGCATAATGTTGAAGATATTGGGAAGTAA